In Aphelocoma coerulescens isolate FSJ_1873_10779 chromosome 3, UR_Acoe_1.0, whole genome shotgun sequence, a single window of DNA contains:
- the TMEM14A gene encoding transmembrane protein 14A isoform X2, protein MAVDWIGFAYASLLMFGGVVAYTRKGSKISLAAGLTFGSVAGYGAYCVTCDPRNVKISLFSSFLLTIIMGMRFKRSKKLMPAGLIACLSLLMILRLVFMLL, encoded by the exons ATGGCTGTTGACTGGATTGGTTTTGCATATGCTTCATTGCTGATGTTTGGAGGTGTTGTAGCTTACACTCGTAAAG GTAGTAAAATCTCTTTAGCTGCTGGACTCACCTTTGGCTCTGTGGCTGGTTATGGAGCTTACTGTGTAACATGTGATCCACGAAATGTGAAGATATCATTGT tttcatcttttcttttgaCCATTATAATGGGAATGCGGTTCAAGAGGTCCAAGAAATTAATGCCAGCCGGACTAATAGCATGCCTGAG ccttttgatGATTTTGAGGCTTGTTTTTATGCTGCTGTAG
- the TMEM14A gene encoding transmembrane protein 14A isoform X1: MFWLFSRVGTMAVDWIGFAYASLLMFGGVVAYTRKGSKISLAAGLTFGSVAGYGAYCVTCDPRNVKISLFSSFLLTIIMGMRFKRSKKLMPAGLIACLSLLMILRLVFMLL; encoded by the exons atgttttggcttttttccagAGTTGGGACCATGGCTGTTGACTGGATTGGTTTTGCATATGCTTCATTGCTGATGTTTGGAGGTGTTGTAGCTTACACTCGTAAAG GTAGTAAAATCTCTTTAGCTGCTGGACTCACCTTTGGCTCTGTGGCTGGTTATGGAGCTTACTGTGTAACATGTGATCCACGAAATGTGAAGATATCATTGT tttcatcttttcttttgaCCATTATAATGGGAATGCGGTTCAAGAGGTCCAAGAAATTAATGCCAGCCGGACTAATAGCATGCCTGAG ccttttgatGATTTTGAGGCTTGTTTTTATGCTGCTGTAG